In Anaerostipes hadrus ATCC 29173 = JCM 17467, a single genomic region encodes these proteins:
- a CDS encoding thiamine pyrophosphate-dependent enzyme yields MEQYLNSLNTSDCVNRRNTVSSYNVKEMMSKKERLAPGHRMCAGCGATIGVRAVLRALHEEDHAVIANATGCLEVSSFMYPYSAWEDSYIHNAFENAGATLSGVETAYKALKKRGKLPKDENFKFIAFGGDGGTYDIGFQSLSGAMERGHDMVYVCYDNGAYMNTGIQRSSATPMFADTTTTPTGKESVGKMQNRKDLASIIADHDVAYVGQSTFTLNFNDLHKKAEKAIYTEGASFLNIMTPCPRGWRYNTEDIMEICRLAVETCYWPMFEVDHGKWNLTYEPKKKLPIEDFLRAQGRFKHLFKPGNEHLIEEFQKEVDRRWENLLYKCDR; encoded by the coding sequence ATGGAACAATACTTGAACAGTTTAAATACATCGGATTGCGTTAATAGGAGGAATACTGTGAGTAGTTATAATGTAAAAGAAATGATGAGTAAAAAAGAGCGTTTAGCTCCAGGACATCGTATGTGTGCCGGATGTGGTGCTACAATTGGAGTTCGTGCGGTACTTCGTGCTTTACATGAAGAAGATCATGCTGTGATCGCAAATGCGACAGGATGTCTTGAGGTATCTTCTTTCATGTATCCATATTCTGCATGGGAAGACAGCTATATCCACAATGCATTTGAAAATGCAGGAGCAACATTAAGTGGAGTTGAGACAGCATATAAAGCATTAAAAAAACGTGGAAAACTTCCAAAAGACGAAAACTTTAAATTCATCGCATTTGGTGGAGATGGTGGAACTTATGATATCGGATTCCAGTCTTTATCAGGAGCTATGGAACGTGGTCATGACATGGTTTATGTGTGTTACGATAACGGAGCTTATATGAATACAGGAATCCAAAGATCTTCTGCAACACCAATGTTTGCAGATACAACAACAACACCGACAGGAAAAGAATCTGTTGGTAAAATGCAGAACCGTAAAGACCTTGCAAGCATCATCGCAGATCATGATGTAGCATATGTAGGCCAGAGTACATTTACACTAAACTTTAATGATCTTCATAAAAAGGCTGAAAAAGCGATTTACACAGAAGGGGCAAGTTTCTTAAATATCATGACACCATGTCCAAGAGGATGGAGATACAATACTGAAGATATTATGGAAATCTGTCGTCTTGCAGTAGAAACATGCTACTGGCCAATGTTTGAAGTAGATCATGGAAAATGGAATTTAACTTACGAGCCAAAGAAAAAACTTCCTATTGAAGATTTCTTAAGAGCACAGGGAAGATTTAAACATTTATTTAAACCTGGAAATGAACATTTAATTGAAGAATTCCAGAAAGAGGTTGACAGACGTTGGGAAAATCTGTTATATAAATGTGATAGATAA
- the porA gene encoding pyruvate flavodoxin/ferredoxin oxidoreductase thiamine diP-binding domain protein: MARKDRMSGNEAVSFAIRQINPDVMPAFPITPSTEIPQMVSTYIANGEIDTEFVPVESEHSAMSAAIGSEAAGARTLTATSSAGLALMWEELLLAASNRMPIALALVNRTLSGPININCDHSDGMGARDTGWIQIYAENNQEAYDNFIQAYPIAESAGVHLPIMICQDGFITSHAVENIELLEDEEVKNFVGEYEPEEFLLNPGKPIAVGPYSVTSYAMEAKKNQEIALENAKDAVLKVAKEFKKISGRSYGLFEEYKTKDADYIMLLIGSAAGTAKQAVDDLRAKGKKVGVIKLRLFRPFPADELATALKGAKAVAIMDRTESYNGNGGPLGSEVTAGLFRNKVMIDTVNYIYGLAGRDFTVQEVYDIFTDLEDHIENGTILEQFKYIGLR; this comes from the coding sequence ATGGCTAGAAAAGATCGTATGTCAGGAAATGAGGCGGTATCCTTCGCAATCCGCCAGATCAATCCGGATGTTATGCCGGCATTCCCAATCACTCCATCCACAGAGATTCCACAGATGGTTTCTACATATATTGCAAATGGAGAAATCGACACAGAATTTGTCCCTGTGGAAAGTGAACATTCTGCAATGAGTGCCGCAATCGGATCAGAAGCTGCCGGCGCAAGAACTTTAACAGCAACATCTTCTGCAGGACTTGCATTGATGTGGGAAGAATTATTGCTTGCAGCATCAAACCGTATGCCTATCGCATTAGCTCTCGTAAACCGCACATTATCCGGACCGATCAACATCAACTGTGACCATTCTGATGGAATGGGCGCAAGAGATACTGGATGGATTCAGATTTATGCGGAAAACAATCAGGAAGCCTATGATAACTTTATTCAGGCATATCCAATCGCCGAAAGTGCTGGTGTCCATTTACCGATCATGATCTGTCAGGATGGATTTATCACAAGTCATGCGGTTGAAAATATTGAATTACTAGAAGATGAAGAAGTTAAAAATTTTGTTGGTGAATATGAACCGGAAGAATTCTTATTAAATCCTGGAAAACCAATCGCAGTTGGACCATATTCTGTGACAAGCTATGCAATGGAAGCAAAGAAAAATCAAGAAATCGCATTAGAAAATGCGAAAGATGCAGTCTTGAAGGTTGCAAAAGAATTTAAAAAGATTTCTGGAAGAAGCTATGGATTATTTGAAGAATACAAAACAAAAGATGCCGATTACATCATGTTATTGATCGGATCAGCTGCTGGAACAGCAAAACAGGCAGTGGATGACTTAAGAGCAAAAGGTAAAAAAGTCGGTGTTATCAAACTGCGTCTGTTCCGTCCATTCCCAGCCGATGAATTAGCCACAGCTTTAAAAGGTGCCAAAGCGGTAGCAATCATGGACCGTACAGAAAGTTATAACGGAAACGGTGGACCTCTTGGAAGTGAAGTAACTGCCGGATTATTTAGAAATAAAGTGATGATCGATACCGTCAACTATATTTACGGACTTGCCGGAAGAGACTTTACCGTACAGGAAGTATATGATATCTTTACTGATCTTGAAGATCATATTGAAAATGGAACAATACTTGAACAGTTTAAATACATCGGATTGCGTTAA
- a CDS encoding 4Fe-4S binding protein codes for MRTDISKINEQTPHQDLTEGLMLFAGGTSKQFHTGEWRTRTPILDQDLCRQCMVCSMVCPDSSIPLKDGERVEFDYDHCKGCGICAKACPFDAITMKEGR; via the coding sequence ATGAGAACAGATATAAGCAAAATCAATGAGCAGACACCTCATCAGGATCTGACAGAAGGACTGATGTTATTTGCTGGCGGAACTTCAAAACAGTTTCATACAGGGGAATGGAGAACAAGAACACCAATTTTAGACCAGGATCTTTGCAGACAGTGTATGGTCTGTTCCATGGTCTGTCCAGACTCTAGTATTCCTCTAAAAGATGGTGAACGAGTAGAATTTGATTATGACCACTGTAAAGGATGCGGTATTTGTGCAAAAGCCTGTCCATTTGATGCAATCACAATGAAGGAGGGAAGATAA
- a CDS encoding 2-oxoacid:acceptor oxidoreductase family protein: MNNGLEIRWHGRGGQGAKTAALLLADVAFKTGKYVQGFPEYGPERMGAPITAYNRISDEVIRVHSNIYTPGLVVVVDETLLHSVDVTAGLKEDGAIIVNTPKSADEIKPMLNGYQGKVYTVDARKISIQALGKYFPNSPMLAAAVAVSGVMKKDAFISEMRASYQHKFAKKPEVIDGNMQALELTYEELKDVL, encoded by the coding sequence ATGAACAATGGACTAGAGATCAGATGGCATGGTCGTGGCGGACAGGGTGCCAAGACCGCAGCATTACTTCTTGCCGACGTAGCATTTAAAACCGGAAAATATGTACAGGGATTTCCTGAATACGGGCCAGAACGTATGGGAGCACCAATTACTGCATATAACAGGATCAGTGATGAAGTGATCCGCGTACATTCAAACATTTATACACCAGGATTAGTAGTTGTTGTTGATGAGACATTACTTCACTCTGTTGATGTCACAGCAGGATTAAAAGAAGATGGAGCGATCATTGTAAATACACCAAAATCAGCCGATGAGATCAAGCCAATGTTAAATGGCTATCAAGGAAAAGTTTATACTGTCGATGCAAGAAAAATCTCTATACAGGCTTTAGGAAAATATTTTCCAAACTCTCCAATGCTCGCAGCAGCTGTTGCAGTCAGTGGTGTTATGAAAAAAGATGCTTTTATTTCTGAAATGCGAGCTTCTTATCAGCATAAATTTGCAAAGAAACCAGAAGTCATCGATGGAAATATGCAAGCACTTGAATTAACTTATGAAGAATTAAAAGATGTATTATAA
- a CDS encoding ABC transporter substrate-binding protein: MKYKVFSIIFSILLVIMLPLALCSCSTQKSSKNDEIILRIANWEEYLDEGDWDDDEEIELENGKKIIGRNSMIKDFENWYEKTYHKKVKVEYSTFGTNEDMYNQLTIGDTYDLICPSEYMTMKLMAENKILKYSDEFWDTSDANNYYAKGVSPYIKKSLDQLKYQGQSVGDYTAGYMWGTLGYVYNPKYVSREDAEDWGLLLNQKYYKKITAKDSVRDCYFAVRGMQTQKEILTKKFQNQSNYKERLSSLLNDTSDQSIQNAGMILSKIKDNVYSFETDSGKADLVSGKVVANLQWSGDGVYSMQQVEEEGIKLRYAVPKASTNLWFDGWCMLKSGIGKDKEKQQAAQAFVNYISRPDNVVRNMYYVGYTSVISGGEDKTIYDYIKYMYGSEDKKSVDYDLNYFFQQNGDNYNYVMKTSEEMSKGQLYAQYPTQDVMRRSAVMTYFGDQANKKISRMWIDMRCFDPRIKKNSK; the protein is encoded by the coding sequence ATGAAATATAAAGTATTTTCTATCATTTTTTCAATTTTACTTGTAATCATGCTTCCCCTGGCTTTATGTTCCTGTAGTACACAAAAGAGTTCAAAAAATGATGAGATTATCTTAAGAATTGCAAACTGGGAAGAATATCTGGATGAAGGTGACTGGGACGATGATGAAGAAATCGAATTAGAGAATGGGAAAAAGATCATCGGGAGAAATTCGATGATCAAAGATTTTGAAAACTGGTATGAAAAAACATATCACAAAAAAGTGAAAGTTGAATATTCAACTTTTGGAACAAATGAAGATATGTATAATCAGTTGACGATCGGTGACACTTATGACCTGATCTGCCCATCCGAATATATGACGATGAAACTTATGGCTGAAAATAAAATATTAAAATATTCTGATGAATTTTGGGATACTTCAGATGCCAACAATTATTATGCGAAAGGGGTATCTCCTTATATTAAAAAATCTTTGGATCAGTTAAAATATCAAGGACAGTCTGTAGGGGATTATACAGCCGGTTATATGTGGGGAACACTTGGTTATGTATATAATCCAAAGTATGTTTCCAGAGAAGATGCAGAAGACTGGGGTCTATTATTAAATCAAAAATACTATAAAAAGATAACTGCCAAAGATAGTGTCAGGGATTGTTATTTTGCAGTTCGTGGTATGCAGACACAGAAAGAGATTTTAACAAAGAAATTTCAAAACCAGTCAAACTACAAAGAAAGATTATCATCCTTGTTAAATGATACTTCTGATCAAAGTATCCAAAATGCAGGAATGATCCTATCAAAGATCAAGGATAATGTATATTCTTTTGAAACTGACAGTGGAAAAGCGGACCTTGTCAGTGGAAAGGTGGTAGCTAATCTTCAATGGTCTGGAGACGGTGTATATTCTATGCAGCAGGTGGAAGAAGAAGGTATCAAATTACGTTATGCTGTTCCAAAAGCGAGTACGAATCTGTGGTTTGACGGATGGTGTATGTTAAAGTCTGGGATTGGAAAAGATAAAGAAAAGCAGCAGGCAGCACAGGCTTTTGTAAACTACATTTCAAGACCGGATAACGTTGTAAGGAATATGTACTATGTCGGATATACATCTGTGATCTCTGGAGGAGAAGATAAGACCATCTATGATTACATCAAATATATGTATGGAAGCGAAGATAAGAAAAGCGTTGATTATGATCTGAATTATTTCTTCCAACAAAATGGAGATAATTACAACTATGTAATGAAAACAAGTGAGGAAATGTCCAAAGGACAGTTATATGCCCAATATCCGACACAGGATGTTATGCGAAGAAGTGCTGTTATGACATATTTCGGAGATCAGGCAAATAAAAAGATCAGCCGAATGTGGATTGATATGAGATGTTTTGATCCTCGAATCAAGAAAAATAGTAAATAA
- a CDS encoding ABC transporter permease, translating to MHMNKKTIQSVFLGMVLLLMYLPILLLAVYSFMDSAIIGRSGSFTVKNYVYLFHSEDLRSMIFGTLILAVVVAVISTILGTLGAIGAFYSSKKLKRPIHLMNQIPVVNADVVTGFSICVLLIVFFKMDKASYIPLVIGLVSLCSPFVYLSVIPRLKQMDPQLYEAALDLGCSPFGALRKVVLPQLTSGIVSGFMMSITLTLDDYFITTYTKPSMFDTISTYVVNATKGAQTDVKTALWALSTIIFLIVIFVVIGMNHTGRKENDHEI from the coding sequence ATGCATATGAATAAAAAAACAATACAAAGTGTTTTCCTTGGAATGGTTCTGTTGCTGATGTATCTGCCAATCTTGCTCTTAGCTGTCTACAGTTTTATGGATTCTGCGATCATTGGAAGATCTGGAAGTTTTACAGTGAAGAATTATGTCTATCTGTTTCATTCAGAAGACCTTAGATCCATGATCTTTGGAACACTCATCTTAGCTGTGGTCGTTGCAGTTATTTCAACAATCCTTGGAACTCTTGGTGCGATCGGTGCTTTTTATTCTTCAAAGAAACTAAAGAGACCGATCCATCTGATGAATCAGATTCCAGTTGTAAATGCAGATGTTGTAACTGGTTTTTCTATCTGTGTGTTATTGATCGTATTTTTTAAGATGGATAAAGCAAGTTATATTCCGCTTGTGATCGGGCTTGTATCCCTTTGCAGCCCGTTTGTATATCTATCTGTGATCCCTCGCCTAAAGCAGATGGATCCTCAGTTATATGAAGCTGCTCTAGACCTTGGGTGCTCCCCATTTGGAGCCTTAAGAAAGGTTGTGTTGCCACAGTTAACTTCCGGAATCGTTTCTGGATTTATGATGTCGATCACATTAACATTAGATGATTATTTTATCACAACTTATACAAAGCCATCGATGTTTGACACGATCAGCACGTATGTTGTTAATGCCACAAAAGGAGCACAGACTGATGTTAAAACAGCTCTATGGGCACTATCAACCATCATCTTTTTGATCGTGATCTTTGTTGTGATCGGTATGAACCATACAGGCAGGAAGGAGAATGATCATGAAATATAA